In a single window of the Rattus norvegicus strain BN/NHsdMcwi chromosome 6, GRCr8, whole genome shotgun sequence genome:
- the Tcf23 gene encoding transcription factor 23, whose protein sequence is MSREATEAPAMPEAGRNKPKARLLLGTDRKRSRLNRTRQDLWDDTSWSNHRLSRVTSAPRRTRARGTAHGRSEASPENAARERTRVKTLRQAFLALQAALPAVPPDTKLSKLDVLVLATSYIAHLTRTLGHELPGPAWPPFLRGLRYLHPLKKWPMRSRLYAGGLGCSGPESTTADSTTTIATDHRSRDAQLGSQVSVATDSLLASPVSPALGNE, encoded by the exons ATGTCACGGGAGGCCACAGAGGCACCAGCAATGCCGGAAGCAGGGCGTAATAAGCCCAAGGCACGGTTGCTTCTGGGCACTGACAGGAAGAGGAGCCGCCTCAACAGGACAAGGCAGGACCTGTGGGACGACACTAGCTGGAGCAATCACAGATTGAGCAGAGTCACCTCTGCCCCTCGAAGGACCAGAGCTAGGGGGACAGCTCATGGCAGG AGTGAGGCCAGCCCGGAGAACGCAGCACGGGAACGGACTCGGGTGAAGACACTGCGTCAGGCCTTTCTGGCGCTGCAGGCTGCTCTGCCTGCAGTACCACCTGACACCAAGCTTTCCAAGTTGGATGTGCTAGTGCTGGCCACAAGCTACATCGCCCACCTCACCCGAACCCTCGGCCATGAGTTGCCTGGTCCTGCCTGGCCTCCCTTCCTGCGTGGGCTCCGTTACTTGCACCCTCTTAAG AAGTGGCCCATGCGATCTCGTCTCTATGCAGGAGGCTTGGGATGCTCTGGCCCGGAGTCCACCACAGCCGATTCCACCACAACCATCGCTACTGACCACAGAAGCAGGGATGCACAGCTGGGGTCTCAGGTCTCCGTAGCCACAGATAGCCTCCTTGCCTCtccagtctctccagcccttggtaaCGAATGA